The following are encoded together in the Paraburkholderia sp. BL10I2N1 genome:
- the glnA gene encoding type I glutamate--ammonia ligase: protein MASTQGASGSPFAVSVEAGSYGVTRPASASDVIDLLRKHAIQIVDLKFTDLPGLWQHFSITLPEVHEDLFSAGIGFDGSSIRGFQEIHESDMLLRPDPATAFVDPVCDTPTLSIICDVVDPVLQQPYSRDPRFVAKKAENYLRQTGIATTCYVGPELEFFIFDSIRFGQDQHCGYYYVESAEGDWNTGRDEGAYGGGNLGYKQRYKEGYFPVPPHDTLQEIRSQIALTLQQAGVQVEVHHHEVATAGQNEIDMRFTTLTRMADNVMIYKYVCKNVARRHGKVATFMPKPLFADNASGMHCHQSLWKDGLNLFYDANGWALTSELCRWYIGGLLQHAPALMAFCAPTTNSYKRLVPGYEAPVNLAMSQRNRSAAARIPMYSDSPNARRVEFRCPDPSANAYLAFAAMLMAGLDGIENKIDPGDPLDRNIYDLPPEEASNIRQVPGSLDAALAALEADNAFLRKGDVFTDDVIATWLEYKRKREIDSIKLRPHPWEFYLYFDT from the coding sequence ATGGCCAGTACTCAAGGCGCTTCCGGATCGCCTTTCGCTGTATCCGTCGAAGCAGGCAGCTACGGCGTCACGCGACCGGCAAGTGCGAGCGATGTGATCGACCTGCTGCGGAAACACGCTATCCAGATCGTCGATCTGAAGTTCACCGATTTGCCCGGCCTGTGGCAGCACTTCTCGATCACGCTCCCTGAGGTCCACGAAGACCTGTTCAGCGCCGGGATCGGTTTTGACGGCTCGTCGATCCGAGGCTTTCAGGAGATCCACGAGTCCGACATGTTGCTGAGACCCGACCCGGCGACTGCTTTCGTCGATCCCGTTTGCGATACGCCGACCCTGTCGATCATCTGCGATGTGGTCGATCCGGTGCTGCAGCAACCGTATTCGCGTGATCCGCGCTTCGTTGCGAAAAAAGCCGAGAACTATCTGCGCCAGACGGGTATCGCGACGACCTGTTACGTCGGGCCCGAACTGGAATTTTTTATCTTCGACTCGATCCGCTTCGGGCAGGATCAGCACTGCGGCTACTACTACGTAGAGTCGGCCGAGGGCGACTGGAACACCGGTCGCGACGAGGGCGCGTATGGCGGCGGCAATCTCGGCTACAAGCAGCGCTATAAGGAGGGCTATTTCCCGGTGCCGCCACACGACACGCTCCAGGAGATCCGCTCGCAGATCGCGCTGACGTTGCAGCAGGCGGGGGTGCAGGTCGAAGTGCATCACCACGAGGTGGCGACCGCCGGCCAGAACGAGATCGACATGCGTTTCACTACGCTCACGCGCATGGCCGACAACGTGATGATCTACAAATACGTTTGCAAAAACGTCGCGCGCCGGCACGGGAAGGTTGCAACCTTTATGCCGAAGCCATTGTTTGCCGACAACGCGAGCGGCATGCACTGCCACCAGAGCCTGTGGAAAGACGGACTGAATCTCTTTTACGACGCAAATGGCTGGGCGCTGACTTCGGAATTGTGCCGCTGGTACATAGGCGGCCTGCTGCAACACGCACCCGCGTTGATGGCTTTCTGCGCACCGACGACGAATTCGTACAAGCGTCTGGTGCCGGGGTATGAGGCACCCGTCAATCTGGCGATGTCGCAGCGCAACCGTTCGGCCGCGGCACGCATCCCGATGTATTCGGACTCGCCGAACGCACGACGCGTCGAATTCCGCTGTCCGGACCCGTCGGCCAATGCTTACCTCGCCTTTGCCGCGATGCTGATGGCCGGCCTCGACGGCATTGAAAACAAAATCGATCCTGGCGACCCGCTCGACCGGAACATCTACGACCTCCCGCCCGAAGAAGCCAGCAATATACGGCAGGTGCCTGGCTCACTCGACGCGGCGCTCGCGGCGCTCGAAGCCGACAACGCGTTTCTGCGCAAAGGCGATGTATTCACCGACGACGTGATCGCGACATGGCTCGAATACAAGCGCAAACGCGAAATCGACAGCATCAAGCTGCGTCCGCATCCATGGGAGTTTTACCTGTACTTCGATACTTAG
- a CDS encoding amino acid ABC transporter permease produces the protein MKQFDLTVITQNLQPILSGLANTIGTWTAGVVIGMVLGFLIAVLQLFSGSLVRGVLRAYVEFFRSTPFLVQLFLLYYGGPSFGLTLEPMTTGVIGLGLYGSAYFAEAFRSGFRSIPRGHLEAAQCLGLTRWHMVRRVQLPQMLVLIVPALTNLTIVLSKETAVLSIVTVPELTFVLTGIGSATFAFMETLLVLCVCYLALVELTARAGAWAETRLARFSA, from the coding sequence ATGAAACAGTTCGATCTCACCGTCATCACGCAGAACCTTCAGCCGATACTGTCCGGTCTCGCCAATACCATCGGCACATGGACGGCCGGCGTGGTGATCGGCATGGTCCTCGGCTTCCTGATCGCCGTCCTGCAACTGTTCAGCGGTTCGCTGGTCCGTGGCGTACTGCGCGCCTATGTCGAGTTTTTCCGCAGCACGCCCTTTCTCGTCCAGCTCTTCCTGCTTTACTACGGCGGTCCGTCATTCGGCCTGACGCTCGAACCCATGACAACTGGCGTCATCGGGCTGGGTCTCTATGGAAGCGCCTATTTTGCTGAAGCCTTCCGCTCCGGGTTCCGCTCGATCCCTCGCGGCCATCTCGAAGCGGCCCAATGCCTTGGACTGACGCGCTGGCATATGGTACGGCGGGTCCAGCTTCCGCAGATGCTCGTCCTGATCGTGCCCGCACTCACGAATCTGACGATCGTGTTGAGCAAGGAAACCGCCGTCCTGTCGATCGTCACCGTTCCGGAACTCACGTTCGTCCTGACGGGTATCGGTTCGGCAACGTTCGCCTTTATGGAAACACTGCTCGTGCTGTGCGTCTGCTATCTCGCCCTCGTCGAACTCACGGCGCGCGCCGGCGCATGGGCAGAAACACGTCTTGCCCGCTTTAGCGCCTGA
- a CDS encoding FAD-dependent oxidoreductase has product MTADAVIVGAGIVGAACAAELAARGMRVQVIDAHGIGGGATAAGMGHIVVMNDSPAEFALSRYSRDLWHEIGPQLRGCDAFARCGTLWVATDDEECEAARAMHDAFAAQGVAAQMLDAAALRAREPALAPSMAGGLLIEQDSIVYAPTAAEWLLAQSPHAARIRVRLNTEVARVDAQHVTLSSGEHVSAAHVIVANGLGAHRLVPSIPLQPKKGHLLITDRYPGFIRHQLLELGYIKSAHHATGTSVAFNAQPRPTGQLLIGSSRQFDTTDPAVEMPVLAQMLQRAARYLPALTRLNGIRAWTGFRAASPDGLPLIGPAGDAAQGIWLAVGHEGLGVTTSLATAKLLAAQITRTAAAIPVAPFLPARFAQGACHV; this is encoded by the coding sequence ATGACAGCGGATGCAGTGATCGTCGGGGCCGGTATTGTCGGCGCGGCATGTGCGGCCGAACTCGCGGCGCGCGGCATGCGGGTACAGGTGATCGACGCGCACGGCATCGGCGGCGGCGCGACGGCGGCAGGAATGGGCCATATCGTCGTGATGAACGATTCGCCGGCCGAATTCGCGTTGAGCCGGTACTCGCGTGATCTGTGGCATGAGATTGGGCCGCAGTTGCGCGGGTGCGACGCGTTCGCGCGCTGCGGCACGCTGTGGGTCGCCACTGACGATGAGGAATGCGAGGCCGCTCGCGCCATGCACGACGCGTTTGCGGCGCAGGGCGTGGCAGCGCAAATGCTGGATGCTGCGGCGTTGCGTGCCCGCGAACCCGCACTCGCGCCGTCCATGGCGGGTGGTCTCCTGATCGAGCAAGACAGCATCGTCTATGCGCCGACCGCGGCTGAATGGTTGCTCGCGCAATCACCTCACGCAGCCCGCATCCGCGTGCGACTGAATACCGAAGTAGCCAGGGTGGACGCGCAGCACGTGACGCTATCGAGCGGCGAGCATGTGAGCGCGGCACACGTGATCGTGGCGAACGGTCTTGGCGCGCATCGGCTGGTGCCGTCTATTCCGTTGCAGCCTAAAAAAGGGCATCTGCTCATCACTGACCGTTACCCCGGCTTCATCCGCCACCAGCTTCTGGAACTGGGTTACATCAAGAGCGCCCATCACGCGACAGGAACGTCGGTCGCATTCAATGCGCAGCCACGGCCAACCGGGCAGTTGCTAATCGGTTCATCGCGTCAGTTTGATACGACGGATCCTGCCGTCGAAATGCCCGTGCTCGCCCAGATGTTGCAGCGTGCGGCCCGCTACCTGCCCGCGCTGACGAGGCTGAACGGCATCCGCGCATGGACCGGTTTTCGGGCGGCATCGCCGGACGGTTTGCCTTTGATCGGACCGGCGGGCGATGCCGCGCAGGGCATCTGGCTTGCGGTCGGCCACGAAGGTCTTGGCGTGACCACATCGCTGGCGACGGCGAAGCTGCTCGCCGCGCAGATCACGCGGACCGCCGCCGCGATTCCGGTAGCCCCCTTTCTGCCGGCTCGCTTTGCGCAGGGAGCCTGTCATGTCTAG
- a CDS encoding porin, with protein sequence MKSGGTLKKVLITAGAALVAAPAFAQSSVTLYGMVDDALVYVNNQKGHANWYLRQGNLYASKWGLRGAEDIGGGTKVIFDLQNGFDLNTGALSSSTQIFNRQAYVGVQNNTYGTFTAGRQYTPYYQFVGPLASSNWLTGATGAHPGDIDGLDTTIRINNAMVYSTPIWNGLQASAMYALGGIAGRTGAGQTISGALRYSNGPLGVAAGYLKLDNAQTNLPLAPTATAAFDPASTGSFGASALNNGYLTAASVEHASVAGNYTLGDLMLGLNYSNVKYVPNARSIFTNTAVFNTYAALAVYRFTPAFDVAGAFAYTLASKANGINDAAHYQQYSLKEAYHLSKRTTLYALQAYQHASGQTLGIKGAGNIINAAPAVGDSQNSTPSSTNGQFVGMVGMAFTF encoded by the coding sequence ATGAAATCTGGCGGCACACTCAAGAAGGTCCTTATCACGGCCGGCGCGGCGCTCGTCGCGGCACCTGCTTTCGCGCAAAGCAGCGTCACGCTGTACGGCATGGTCGACGATGCGCTGGTCTACGTGAATAACCAGAAGGGCCATGCGAACTGGTATCTGCGTCAGGGCAACCTGTACGCGTCGAAGTGGGGCCTGCGCGGCGCCGAGGACATCGGCGGCGGCACCAAGGTCATCTTCGACCTGCAGAACGGCTTCGACCTGAATACCGGCGCGCTGTCGTCGTCCACGCAGATCTTCAACCGCCAGGCCTACGTCGGTGTGCAGAACAACACCTACGGCACGTTCACGGCGGGCCGCCAGTACACGCCGTACTACCAGTTCGTCGGGCCGCTGGCCTCGAGCAACTGGCTGACCGGCGCGACCGGCGCACACCCGGGCGATATCGACGGCCTTGATACGACGATCCGGATCAACAACGCGATGGTCTACTCGACGCCGATCTGGAACGGCCTCCAGGCCAGCGCGATGTACGCGCTCGGCGGCATTGCCGGGCGCACCGGCGCAGGCCAGACGATCAGCGGCGCGCTGCGCTACTCGAACGGTCCGCTCGGTGTGGCCGCGGGCTACCTGAAGCTGGACAACGCGCAGACCAACCTGCCGCTGGCGCCGACCGCCACGGCGGCGTTCGACCCGGCCTCGACGGGCAGCTTCGGCGCTTCGGCGCTGAACAACGGCTACCTGACCGCGGCGTCGGTCGAGCACGCGTCGGTGGCCGGCAACTACACGCTGGGCGACCTGATGCTGGGCCTGAACTATTCGAACGTCAAATACGTGCCGAATGCCCGCTCGATCTTCACCAATACGGCGGTCTTCAACACGTATGCGGCGCTGGCGGTGTACCGCTTCACGCCGGCCTTCGATGTGGCCGGCGCGTTCGCCTACACGCTGGCCTCGAAGGCGAACGGCATCAACGACGCGGCGCATTACCAGCAGTACTCGCTGAAGGAGGCCTACCACCTCTCGAAGCGCACCACGCTCTACGCGCTGCAGGCGTACCAGCACGCCAGCGGCCAGACGCTTGGCATCAAGGGCGCGGGCAACATCATCAATGCCGCCCCGGCAGTCGGCGACTCGCAGAACTCGACGCCTTCGTCGACGAACGGGCAGTTCGTCGGCATGGTGGGTATGGCGTTCACGTTCTAA
- a CDS encoding 4-hydroxyproline epimerase produces MKTLNVIDSHTGGEPTRLVVSGGPDLGSGTLAERLDVFRTQFDHWRAGVVTEPRGSDVVVGALLCEPDDPGCAAGVIFFNNVGYLGMCGHGTIGLVVSLAHMGRIGPGQHRIETPVGIVEATLNRDGSVSVRNVPAYRFRKAVAVDVPGYGTLTGDIGWGGNWFFLVADHGRTLVPANIAELTTFTSAIRDALSAQHITGADAALIDHIELFGPPSREGIDSRSFVLCPGNAYDRSPCGTGTSAKIACLAADGKLAEGAVWRQESIIGSVFEASYRYSGDGATVVPTITGRAHIMSEGRLCFDERDPFAWGIRTV; encoded by the coding sequence ATGAAAACCCTGAACGTGATTGATTCGCACACCGGCGGTGAACCGACCCGTCTGGTCGTGTCGGGCGGCCCCGATCTCGGCAGCGGAACGCTAGCCGAACGGCTCGACGTATTCCGCACGCAATTCGACCACTGGCGCGCGGGTGTGGTCACCGAACCGCGTGGCTCCGACGTGGTGGTCGGCGCGCTGTTGTGCGAGCCGGACGATCCCGGGTGCGCGGCCGGCGTGATCTTCTTCAACAATGTCGGCTATCTCGGCATGTGCGGACACGGCACGATCGGGCTCGTCGTCTCGCTCGCACATATGGGACGCATCGGGCCGGGGCAGCACCGGATCGAAACGCCAGTCGGCATTGTCGAGGCGACGCTCAACCGCGACGGCAGCGTCTCTGTGCGTAACGTTCCCGCGTACCGGTTCCGCAAGGCGGTCGCGGTCGACGTGCCGGGCTACGGCACGCTGACGGGCGATATCGGCTGGGGCGGCAACTGGTTTTTTCTGGTCGCCGATCACGGCCGCACGCTCGTGCCGGCGAATATCGCGGAACTGACGACGTTCACGTCTGCGATCCGGGACGCGCTGAGCGCCCAGCACATCACGGGCGCCGACGCCGCGCTGATCGATCACATCGAACTCTTCGGGCCGCCGTCGCGGGAAGGCATCGACAGCCGCAGCTTCGTGCTGTGTCCTGGCAATGCCTATGATCGTTCGCCCTGCGGCACCGGCACGAGTGCGAAAATCGCCTGCCTCGCGGCCGACGGCAAGCTCGCGGAAGGTGCTGTGTGGCGCCAGGAAAGCATCATCGGCAGCGTGTTCGAGGCGAGCTATCGCTACAGCGGCGACGGCGCGACGGTGGTGCCCACTATCACTGGTCGCGCGCACATCATGTCCGAAGGACGGCTCTGTTTCGACGAGCGCGATCCGTTCGCGTGGGGTATCCGGACGGTATGA
- a CDS encoding transporter substrate-binding domain-containing protein, producing the protein MNMFSGWKSGALTLALCAASLCAHADDQLANVRKAGELVVGTEMQFAPFDFLDNGQQAGFNKDLFAEVGKELGVKVRFIDLPWPSVLPGLEAKKFDMVGGPLTVTKARMDRYAYTLPIADATDALLKRTGDNSVKQASDIAGKTVGAGKSTAQYEQLKSWAATLPKPPEIREYVDFNQAYSDLAAGRIVAVANSVTNIAYVAKERPDTFTVVQPAFGAKVYYAYCMRKDADSKSLLDAFDAALVKMHNDGRLAALQKKWLGVAMDTPTTQPAPNY; encoded by the coding sequence ATGAACATGTTTTCAGGCTGGAAGAGCGGTGCATTAACGCTGGCATTGTGCGCGGCGAGCCTGTGCGCCCACGCGGACGACCAGTTGGCGAACGTCAGGAAGGCCGGCGAGCTGGTGGTCGGCACGGAGATGCAGTTTGCGCCGTTCGACTTCCTCGATAACGGCCAGCAAGCCGGGTTCAACAAGGACCTGTTTGCCGAAGTCGGCAAGGAACTCGGCGTGAAGGTGCGCTTCATCGACCTGCCGTGGCCGAGCGTGCTTCCCGGTCTGGAAGCAAAAAAATTCGATATGGTCGGCGGTCCGTTGACGGTCACGAAGGCGCGCATGGACCGCTATGCCTATACCCTCCCGATCGCTGATGCAACCGACGCCCTGCTCAAGCGCACCGGCGACAACTCCGTCAAGCAGGCGTCGGATATCGCCGGCAAGACGGTCGGCGCGGGCAAGAGCACCGCGCAGTACGAGCAGCTGAAAAGCTGGGCTGCCACGCTGCCGAAGCCGCCGGAAATCCGCGAGTACGTCGACTTCAATCAGGCTTACTCCGATCTCGCCGCGGGTCGCATTGTCGCCGTCGCGAACTCGGTGACCAATATCGCCTATGTCGCGAAAGAGCGTCCCGACACGTTCACCGTCGTGCAACCAGCGTTCGGAGCGAAGGTCTATTACGCCTACTGCATGCGTAAGGATGCAGACAGCAAATCGCTTCTTGACGCATTCGACGCTGCGCTCGTGAAAATGCACAACGACGGACGCCTCGCCGCCCTGCAGAAGAAGTGGCTTGGCGTGGCGATGGATACCCCCACCACACAGCCCGCACCGAACTATTGA
- a CDS encoding AraC family transcriptional regulator produces MNTLAYPLDPGAATLTGMLSHFTLLEPVFDAMPDVVFFIKDTQARYVLVNRTLASRCGYKDKEALLGKTAEDVFPRRFGRVYTAQDKAIVSVGNQLVDQLELHLYPGRQPGWCLTNKQPLRDPEGHIVGLAGISRDLKADEGGHPAYSRLATVVQYIQDNYVQPLNLKHLAAMADMSVAQLERYFHKVFHLTPRQVLLKTRLDAATALLVSHDKVTDVAALCGYTDHSAFTRQFKATVGITPTEYRMLLHGTARG; encoded by the coding sequence ATGAATACGCTGGCTTACCCGCTCGATCCGGGCGCCGCCACGCTGACCGGCATGCTTTCGCATTTCACGCTGCTGGAACCGGTCTTCGATGCGATGCCTGACGTCGTCTTCTTCATCAAGGATACGCAGGCGCGCTACGTGCTCGTGAACCGGACGTTGGCCTCGCGCTGCGGCTACAAGGACAAAGAGGCGCTGCTCGGCAAAACTGCCGAAGACGTGTTTCCGCGCCGCTTCGGACGCGTCTACACCGCGCAGGACAAAGCGATCGTCAGCGTCGGGAACCAGCTGGTCGATCAACTGGAGCTGCATCTGTATCCCGGCCGCCAGCCGGGCTGGTGCCTGACCAACAAGCAGCCGCTGCGCGACCCGGAAGGTCATATCGTCGGGCTCGCCGGCATTTCCCGCGACCTGAAAGCTGATGAGGGCGGCCATCCCGCATACAGCCGGCTCGCGACCGTGGTCCAGTACATCCAGGACAACTACGTTCAGCCGCTTAACCTGAAGCATCTCGCCGCAATGGCGGACATGTCGGTGGCGCAGCTTGAGCGGTATTTTCACAAGGTGTTTCATCTGACGCCGCGCCAGGTTCTGCTTAAAACGCGGCTCGACGCGGCCACTGCGCTGCTCGTTTCGCACGACAAGGTCACCGACGTCGCCGCGTTATGTGGCTACACCGATCACAGCGCGTTCACGCGGCAGTTCAAGGCGACCGTCGGCATAACGCCGACCGAGTACCGGATGCTGCTGCACGGCACCGCGCGCGGCTGA
- a CDS encoding amino acid ABC transporter permease, with translation MFSPTVFAHAFPLLLQAATATVGISLTGLVIGFFVALAVCAARLSARRTLRASGSAYVFFFRGVPLLVQLLLVYYLLPFVGINVPPLVAAISAVSLCSAAYIAEILRGGFLGIAHGQIEAARMLGIRPFDMLRRIQVPQAFRLTLPSLANEMVLLIKASSLISVVGVAEITRTAQNIAAGTYRPLEAYLAAGLIYFVINGTLAALAHLAEHRLHA, from the coding sequence ATGTTCAGTCCGACTGTGTTTGCGCACGCATTCCCCCTGTTGCTCCAGGCGGCAACTGCGACAGTGGGTATCTCGCTGACCGGCCTCGTGATCGGTTTCTTTGTGGCACTCGCCGTCTGCGCCGCGCGCCTCTCCGCCCGTCGAACCCTACGCGCATCCGGAAGCGCGTACGTGTTCTTTTTCCGCGGCGTGCCGCTGCTCGTGCAACTGCTGCTCGTGTACTACCTTCTGCCGTTCGTGGGCATCAACGTGCCGCCGCTTGTCGCGGCCATTAGCGCGGTGTCGCTTTGTTCCGCTGCATATATCGCGGAAATCCTGCGCGGCGGCTTTCTGGGCATTGCGCATGGACAGATCGAGGCCGCACGCATGCTCGGCATCCGGCCATTCGACATGCTTCGGCGCATCCAGGTGCCGCAGGCATTTCGGCTTACCCTGCCATCGCTCGCCAACGAGATGGTGCTGCTGATCAAGGCATCGTCGCTGATTTCGGTAGTCGGTGTTGCTGAAATCACGCGCACCGCGCAGAACATTGCCGCCGGCACCTATCGGCCGCTCGAAGCGTATCTGGCCGCCGGCCTGATCTATTTCGTGATCAACGGCACGCTCGCGGCGCTCGCCCATCTGGCCGAACACCGGCTCCACGCATGA
- a CDS encoding dihydrodipicolinate synthase family protein: MAHIWEGVWPAVTTKFNADFSIDHTWTKKNIEAQIDAGVDGIIVCGSLGEASTLSLDEKLDVLDIAVDASRGRVPVLLTIAENSTLDACRQAEAGVKRGAAGYMVLPGLRYLSDRRETLNHFRMVANASALPLMIYNNPLAYGVDMTPEMFAEIADEKKIVAIKESCGDVRRVTDLINVVGDRFAILCGVDNLAMEAILMGAHGWVAGLVCAFPHETVAIYKLLKAGRIEEARAIYRWFAPLLALDVSAKLVQNIKLAEAIVGLGTEPVRPPRLPLAGDERKAVEALIRRSIETRPVPPKL; this comes from the coding sequence GTGGCGCATATCTGGGAAGGCGTCTGGCCCGCAGTCACCACCAAGTTCAACGCGGATTTCAGCATAGATCACACATGGACGAAAAAGAACATCGAGGCGCAGATCGATGCGGGTGTCGACGGGATCATCGTGTGCGGCTCGCTCGGCGAAGCATCCACGCTGTCGCTCGATGAAAAGCTGGACGTGCTGGACATCGCCGTCGACGCGTCGCGTGGCCGTGTGCCGGTACTGCTGACGATTGCGGAAAACAGCACGCTCGACGCCTGCCGTCAGGCGGAGGCTGGCGTGAAGCGCGGCGCGGCTGGCTATATGGTGCTGCCGGGCCTGCGCTACCTGTCGGATCGACGCGAGACGCTGAATCACTTCCGCATGGTCGCTAACGCCAGCGCGCTGCCGCTGATGATCTACAACAATCCGCTCGCTTACGGCGTCGACATGACACCGGAGATGTTCGCCGAAATCGCCGACGAAAAGAAAATCGTCGCGATCAAGGAGTCGTGCGGCGATGTGCGGCGCGTGACTGACCTGATCAATGTCGTGGGCGACCGCTTCGCGATCCTGTGCGGTGTCGATAACCTCGCGATGGAAGCCATTCTGATGGGCGCGCACGGTTGGGTAGCAGGACTTGTGTGCGCGTTTCCGCATGAAACCGTCGCGATCTACAAGTTGCTCAAAGCCGGACGGATTGAAGAAGCGCGCGCAATCTACCGATGGTTTGCGCCGTTGCTTGCATTGGATGTATCGGCAAAGCTCGTGCAGAACATCAAGCTTGCTGAAGCGATCGTCGGACTCGGCACTGAGCCCGTGCGTCCGCCACGCCTGCCGCTCGCGGGCGACGAGCGCAAGGCTGTCGAAGCGTTGATCCGCCGCTCGATCGAAACGCGCCCGGTGCCGCCCAAACTCTAG
- a CDS encoding 2Fe-2S iron-sulfur cluster-binding protein, translating into MSSANAGLVRVTIDGDFREVAAGVTVAAALATSGVRITRTSVSGQSRGPLCGMGVCQECRVTVDGRAHVLACQALSRDGQIIETTGSL; encoded by the coding sequence ATGTCTAGCGCCAACGCCGGTCTGGTCCGTGTGACGATCGATGGCGACTTCAGGGAAGTCGCAGCGGGAGTCACGGTCGCTGCGGCTCTTGCAACTAGCGGCGTGCGCATCACGCGCACGTCGGTGAGCGGCCAGTCGCGCGGGCCGCTGTGTGGCATGGGCGTCTGCCAGGAATGCCGTGTCACGGTCGACGGGCGCGCCCACGTTCTCGCGTGCCAGGCCCTCAGCCGGGACGGGCAGATCATTGAAACGACGGGATCCCTATGA
- a CDS encoding FAD-dependent oxidoreductase gives MTRRFDIAIAGAGPAGLSAAWVAAKQGARVAVLDDNPLAGGQVWRQGPAHPPKAQLSALLTRLHEHPNVTLLTSTRVIAPLPEHGLLVESVEHGGFSLSYGRLILATGARERLLPFTGWTLPGVTGAGGLQALIKSGVPVRGERIVIAGSGPLLIASLATAREAGARVLAVVEQAPASAVARFGASLVATPSKLLQAAQLTRGFAGLRYWTGSAVHEVRGDGRVEEVVIRRGARDVTLACDRVACGYGLVPNVTLAQALGCTLDDAGAIAVDDALCTSVDGVLAAGECTGIGGMELARVEGEIAGLVASGAPHQATSLRAQRMRWRRFAARLEDSFPVTRAAFAMPSDETLLCRCEDVTVGDVRVYPTWRDAKLHTRCGMGACQGRICGTAAHTYFGWDVAQARPPFSPAQIGTLMAACLDDGACAG, from the coding sequence ATGACCCGGCGCTTCGATATCGCGATCGCGGGTGCCGGTCCGGCGGGACTGAGCGCGGCATGGGTGGCCGCGAAGCAGGGCGCGCGCGTGGCCGTACTCGATGACAATCCGCTCGCAGGCGGTCAGGTTTGGCGTCAAGGGCCGGCCCATCCACCGAAGGCGCAGTTGTCCGCGCTGCTGACCCGTCTGCACGAACATCCCAACGTCACGCTGCTGACTTCGACACGCGTCATCGCCCCGCTGCCTGAACACGGCCTGCTGGTCGAATCGGTGGAGCACGGTGGGTTTAGCCTGAGCTACGGCCGCCTGATTCTGGCGACGGGCGCTCGCGAGCGCCTGTTACCGTTTACGGGCTGGACTTTGCCCGGTGTCACCGGCGCGGGCGGTCTGCAGGCTCTGATCAAAAGCGGTGTTCCGGTGCGCGGTGAACGGATCGTGATCGCGGGCAGCGGGCCGTTGCTGATCGCATCGCTTGCGACTGCGCGCGAGGCCGGTGCGCGGGTGCTTGCCGTGGTCGAGCAGGCGCCAGCGTCAGCGGTGGCGCGCTTCGGGGCATCGCTCGTTGCGACGCCGTCGAAGTTGCTGCAGGCCGCACAACTCACGCGGGGCTTTGCAGGCCTGCGATACTGGACTGGCAGCGCGGTGCATGAAGTGCGCGGCGACGGTCGCGTTGAAGAGGTGGTCATCCGCAGAGGGGCGCGTGACGTGACGCTGGCCTGCGATCGCGTCGCGTGCGGTTACGGCCTCGTGCCGAATGTGACGCTCGCGCAGGCGCTGGGATGCACGCTCGACGATGCCGGCGCGATTGCCGTGGACGACGCGCTTTGCACATCGGTCGACGGCGTGCTGGCGGCTGGCGAATGCACGGGCATCGGCGGAATGGAACTGGCGCGTGTCGAGGGGGAAATCGCCGGACTCGTGGCAAGCGGCGCACCGCACCAGGCGACATCGTTGCGCGCGCAACGCATGCGCTGGCGGCGCTTCGCGGCGCGCCTGGAAGACAGTTTCCCGGTGACGCGGGCCGCATTTGCGATGCCGTCCGACGAAACCCTGCTATGCCGTTGCGAAGACGTAACGGTCGGCGACGTCCGCGTCTATCCGACGTGGCGCGACGCCAAACTGCACACGCGATGCGGCATGGGGGCGTGTCAGGGTCGTATCTGCGGCACGGCAGCGCATACATACTTCGGCTGGGATGTGGCGCAGGCGCGTCCGCCGTTTAGTCCAGCACAGATTGGCACGCTGATGGCTGCCTGCCTGGACGACGGTGCATGCGCTGGCTGA